A window of Ipomoea triloba cultivar NCNSP0323 chromosome 2, ASM357664v1 contains these coding sequences:
- the LOC116011163 gene encoding uncharacterized protein LOC116011163, which yields MAAVDRGSMESNLDSFLYCTTPGVSSQFLAKGEVRNFNRLWLPWDRERVEYFTLADLWSCYDEWSVYGAGVPIRLNNHETLVQYFVPYLSAIQIFTSTSSVNCIRDESDSACETRDSFSDSFSDESESEKLSRWDGCSSEDGLYEQDGLWQLNDRLGYLYFQYFEQSGPYGRVPLMDKINSLAQRYPGLMSLRSVDLSPASWMAVAWYPIYHIPMGRTIKDLSTCFLTFHTLSSSFQDMDIEDDLGNAIKKSKAQGAIPLPPFGLASYKMQGDVWVSDKSGRDQERMVSLLSVADSWLKQLGVQHHDFNYFMGMRHG from the exons ATGGCAGCAGTGGACAGGGGCTCAATGGAATCGAACCTCGACAGCTTTCTGTATTGCACCACCCCCGGAGTTTCTTCTCAGTTTTTAGCCAAG GGTGAGGTTAGGAACTTTAATAGGCTTTGGCTTCCATGGGACAGAGAGAGGGTTGAATACTTTACATTGGCTGATCTTTGGAGTTGTTATGATGAATGGAGTGTATATGGTGCTGGGGTTCCTATCAGATTGAACAATCATGAAACTTTAGTTCAGTATTTTGTGCCTTACCTCTCTGCAATTCAAATATTTACCAGCACTTCCTCTGTAAATTGTATAAG GGACGAGAGTGATTCTGCCTGTGAGACGAGGGATTCGTTTAGTGATTCGTTCAGTGATGAAAGCGAGAGTGAAAAGCTCTCTAGATGGGATGGCTGTTCCTCGGAAGATGGTTTGTATGAGCAGGATGGCCTCTGGCAACTGAATGATAGATTGGGCTACCTTTACTTCCAGTATTTCGAGCAATCTGGTCCCTATGGAAGAGTTCCTCTCATGGATAAG ATTAATAGCTTAGCCCAACGGTACCCTGGATTAATGTCACTAAGAAGTGTAGATCTTTCTCCTGCGAGTTGGATGGCAGTTGCTTG GTACCCTATATATCACATTCCCATGGGAAGAACCATTAAGGACTTGTCCACCTGCTTTCTTACGTTCCACACCCTTTCCTCTTCTTTTCAAG ATATGGACATCGAAGATGACTTGGGGAATGCGATTAAAAAGTCGAAGGCACAAGGTGCCATCCCTCTCCCACCGTTTGGCCTAGCATCTTATAAGATGCAAGGTGATGTTTGGGTCTCCGACAAGAGTGGTAGGGACCAAGAGAGGATGGTGTCACTATTGAGCGTAGCGGATTCGTGGCTAAAGCAATTGGGGGTCCAACACCATGATTTTAACTACTTCATGGGCATGCGCCATGGCTGA
- the LOC116007477 gene encoding uncharacterized protein LOC116007477 isoform X3 has translation MVGPRAWIGGILSRSGIKRFGSDKFIDYILTPEEEESLHKLQERLGVAFDESRPDHQEALQALWNLTFPDVELKGLVSEQWKDMGWQGCNPATDFRGCGFLSLENLLFFARNYPDCFHRLLFKKIGTRATWEYPFAVAGINVSFMLIQMLELSSEKPKCRPGINFVKLLAAPAEDEEAFDVLYCIAFSLLDAQWLAMHASYMEFNEVLQVTRTQLERELSLEDIRKITDLPAFNLIVADQCADLTIEDEETGGLEAPYTDVVHVESWDLVGRFITDRNIKFDHMQQVMASTWRPLMGVRILSLDENLFLFQFPHVKDMQRVIDDGPWSFENNILVCKQVQLGIRPEDVGLDKVAFWVQVHDLPAIYASPEFIACIGGYVGTFISEDPNNFGHSRRSFYRIRVEMDVNVPLKRRMKLFRKDGSFQWLIFKYERLTTFCFCCGLLGHSDKFCHKAYEEGLSPREYLYDATMRVGARRQVQPVGQKWLLPDLPIKVSADKSSGSGTKDLVVLEEESSVHGDLKRRSEDGSKIDVVVIKDTVMSESSKNLHLACPSQ, from the exons ATGGTTGGACCACGAGCATGGATAGGAGGAATTCTCAGCCGCTCAGGCATTAAACGGTTTGGAAGTGACAAATTTATTGACTATATTCTAACTCCTGAGGAG GAGGAAAGTCTTCACAAGCTACAAGAAAGATTAGGAGTAGCTTTTGATGAATCTCGGCCTGATCATCAA GAAGCGCTTCAAGCCTTGTGGAATTTGACATTTCCAGATGTTGAGCTTAAAGGCCTAGTCTCTGAGCAATGGAAGGATATGGGTTGGCAAGGATGTAACCCAGCAACCGATTTCAG GGGTTGTGGTTTTCTTTCACTCGAGAATTTACTGTTCTTTGCAAGAAATTATCCG GATTGTTTCCATAGGCTACTTTTCAAGAAAATTGGAACCAGGGCAACATGGGAGTACCCATTTGCAGTTGCTGGGATTAATGTTTCATTTATGTTGATTCAGATGCTGGAATTAAGCTCAG AAAAACCGAAATGTCGTCCAGgcattaattttgttaaattattagCAG CACCTGCAGAAGATGAAGAGGCATTTGATGTCCTTTACTGTATAGCGTTTTCGTTGTTGGATGCACAATGGCTGGCTATGCACGCTTCATATATGGAATTCAAc GAAGTTTTGCAAGTAACGAGGACTCAATTAGAGAGAGAATTGTCTCTAGAGGACATACGCAAGATAACCGATTTACCAGCCTTCAACCTGAT TGTTGCTGATCAGTGTGCGGATCTCACCATCGAGGACGAGGAAACAGGAGGGTTGGAAGCCCCCTATACTGATGTAGTTCATGTTGAGAGCTGGGATCTGGTTGGCCGTTTCATCACTGATAGAAACATTAAGTTCGATCATATGCAGCAGGTGATGGCCTCGACATGGCGCCCGTTAATGGGGGTACGAATCTTGTCTCTGGATGAAAACTTATTTCTGTTTCAGTTCCCCCATGTCAAGGACATGCAACGTGTGATTGACGATGGTCCGTGGTCATTCGAAAATAATATTCTTGTGTGCAAACAAGTTCAACTAGGGATAAGGCCGGAAGACGTTGGCCTGGACAAGGTTGCGTTTTGGGTCCAAGTTCATGATCTGCCTGCCATATATGCATCCCCGGAGTTTATCGCTTGTATTGGTGGGTATGTGGGAACCTTTATTTCTGAAGATCCCAATAACTTTGGGCATTCTAGGAGAAGCTTCTATCGTATACGGGTAGAGATGGATGTCAATGTTCCATTGAAAAGGAGAATGAAGCTTTTTCGCAAGGATGGATCATTTCAATGGCTCATCTTCAAATATGAACGTCTGACTACTTTCTGTTTCTGTTGTGGATTGCTTGGTCACTCAGATAAATTTTGCCACAAGGCTTATGAGGAGGGTCTCTCACCACGTGAATATCTTTACGATGCCACGATGAGAGTTGGGGCGAGACGTCAAGTTCAACCAGTTGGACAAAAATGGCTACTACCCGATCTCCCTATTAAAGTATCTGCTGATAAATCGTCGGGCAGTGGTACTAAGGATTTAGTTGTTCTGGAGGAGGAGTCTAGTGTGCATGGTGATCTTAAACGAAGAAGTGAAGATGGATCTAAAATTGATGTTGTGGTGATTAAGGATACGGTTATGTCCGAGAGTTCAAAAAACTTGCATTTGGCGTGCCCTTCCCAATGA
- the LOC116007477 gene encoding uncharacterized protein LOC116007477 isoform X2: MRLRLRQCMLSCAFLHRVDEDELYWGRRKQDAESAWSDNSAHVISQLAQCFTNAMVGPRAWIGGILSRSGIKRFGSDKFIDYILTPEEEESLHKLQERLGVAFDESRPDHQEALQALWNLTFPDVELKGLVSEQWKDMGWQGCNPATDFRGCGFLSLENLLFFARNYPDCFHRLLFKKIGTRATWEYPFAVAGINVSFMLIQMLELSSEKPKCRPGINFVKLLAEDEEAFDVLYCIAFSLLDAQWLAMHASYMEFNEVLQVTRTQLERELSLEDIRKITDLPAFNLIVADQCADLTIEDEETGGLEAPYTDVVHVESWDLVGRFITDRNIKFDHMQQVMASTWRPLMGVRILSLDENLFLFQFPHVKDMQRVIDDGPWSFENNILVCKQVQLGIRPEDVGLDKVAFWVQVHDLPAIYASPEFIACIGGYVGTFISEDPNNFGHSRRSFYRIRVEMDVNVPLKRRMKLFRKDGSFQWLIFKYERLTTFCFCCGLLGHSDKFCHKAYEEGLSPREYLYDATMRVGARRQVQPVGQKWLLPDLPIKVSADKSSGSGTKDLVVLEEESSVHGDLKRRSEDGSKIDVVVIKDTVMSESSKNLHLACPSQ; the protein is encoded by the exons ATGAGGCTAAGGCTTAGGCAATGCATGCTTTCTTGTGCTTTTCTCCACAGA GTTGATGAGGATGAACTTTATTGGGGCAGAAGGAAGCAGGATGCAGAATCAGCGTGGTCGGATAATTCTGCTCACGTAATATCACAGTTAGCCCAGTGTTTTA CTAATGCTATGGTTGGACCACGAGCATGGATAGGAGGAATTCTCAGCCGCTCAGGCATTAAACGGTTTGGAAGTGACAAATTTATTGACTATATTCTAACTCCTGAGGAG GAGGAAAGTCTTCACAAGCTACAAGAAAGATTAGGAGTAGCTTTTGATGAATCTCGGCCTGATCATCAA GAAGCGCTTCAAGCCTTGTGGAATTTGACATTTCCAGATGTTGAGCTTAAAGGCCTAGTCTCTGAGCAATGGAAGGATATGGGTTGGCAAGGATGTAACCCAGCAACCGATTTCAG GGGTTGTGGTTTTCTTTCACTCGAGAATTTACTGTTCTTTGCAAGAAATTATCCG GATTGTTTCCATAGGCTACTTTTCAAGAAAATTGGAACCAGGGCAACATGGGAGTACCCATTTGCAGTTGCTGGGATTAATGTTTCATTTATGTTGATTCAGATGCTGGAATTAAGCTCAG AAAAACCGAAATGTCGTCCAGgcattaattttgttaaattattagCAG AAGATGAAGAGGCATTTGATGTCCTTTACTGTATAGCGTTTTCGTTGTTGGATGCACAATGGCTGGCTATGCACGCTTCATATATGGAATTCAAc GAAGTTTTGCAAGTAACGAGGACTCAATTAGAGAGAGAATTGTCTCTAGAGGACATACGCAAGATAACCGATTTACCAGCCTTCAACCTGAT TGTTGCTGATCAGTGTGCGGATCTCACCATCGAGGACGAGGAAACAGGAGGGTTGGAAGCCCCCTATACTGATGTAGTTCATGTTGAGAGCTGGGATCTGGTTGGCCGTTTCATCACTGATAGAAACATTAAGTTCGATCATATGCAGCAGGTGATGGCCTCGACATGGCGCCCGTTAATGGGGGTACGAATCTTGTCTCTGGATGAAAACTTATTTCTGTTTCAGTTCCCCCATGTCAAGGACATGCAACGTGTGATTGACGATGGTCCGTGGTCATTCGAAAATAATATTCTTGTGTGCAAACAAGTTCAACTAGGGATAAGGCCGGAAGACGTTGGCCTGGACAAGGTTGCGTTTTGGGTCCAAGTTCATGATCTGCCTGCCATATATGCATCCCCGGAGTTTATCGCTTGTATTGGTGGGTATGTGGGAACCTTTATTTCTGAAGATCCCAATAACTTTGGGCATTCTAGGAGAAGCTTCTATCGTATACGGGTAGAGATGGATGTCAATGTTCCATTGAAAAGGAGAATGAAGCTTTTTCGCAAGGATGGATCATTTCAATGGCTCATCTTCAAATATGAACGTCTGACTACTTTCTGTTTCTGTTGTGGATTGCTTGGTCACTCAGATAAATTTTGCCACAAGGCTTATGAGGAGGGTCTCTCACCACGTGAATATCTTTACGATGCCACGATGAGAGTTGGGGCGAGACGTCAAGTTCAACCAGTTGGACAAAAATGGCTACTACCCGATCTCCCTATTAAAGTATCTGCTGATAAATCGTCGGGCAGTGGTACTAAGGATTTAGTTGTTCTGGAGGAGGAGTCTAGTGTGCATGGTGATCTTAAACGAAGAAGTGAAGATGGATCTAAAATTGATGTTGTGGTGATTAAGGATACGGTTATGTCCGAGAGTTCAAAAAACTTGCATTTGGCGTGCCCTTCCCAATGA
- the LOC116007477 gene encoding uncharacterized protein LOC116007477 isoform X1 gives MRLRLRQCMLSCAFLHRVDEDELYWGRRKQDAESAWSDNSAHVISQLAQCFTNAMVGPRAWIGGILSRSGIKRFGSDKFIDYILTPEEEESLHKLQERLGVAFDESRPDHQEALQALWNLTFPDVELKGLVSEQWKDMGWQGCNPATDFRGCGFLSLENLLFFARNYPDCFHRLLFKKIGTRATWEYPFAVAGINVSFMLIQMLELSSEKPKCRPGINFVKLLAAPAEDEEAFDVLYCIAFSLLDAQWLAMHASYMEFNEVLQVTRTQLERELSLEDIRKITDLPAFNLIVADQCADLTIEDEETGGLEAPYTDVVHVESWDLVGRFITDRNIKFDHMQQVMASTWRPLMGVRILSLDENLFLFQFPHVKDMQRVIDDGPWSFENNILVCKQVQLGIRPEDVGLDKVAFWVQVHDLPAIYASPEFIACIGGYVGTFISEDPNNFGHSRRSFYRIRVEMDVNVPLKRRMKLFRKDGSFQWLIFKYERLTTFCFCCGLLGHSDKFCHKAYEEGLSPREYLYDATMRVGARRQVQPVGQKWLLPDLPIKVSADKSSGSGTKDLVVLEEESSVHGDLKRRSEDGSKIDVVVIKDTVMSESSKNLHLACPSQ, from the exons ATGAGGCTAAGGCTTAGGCAATGCATGCTTTCTTGTGCTTTTCTCCACAGA GTTGATGAGGATGAACTTTATTGGGGCAGAAGGAAGCAGGATGCAGAATCAGCGTGGTCGGATAATTCTGCTCACGTAATATCACAGTTAGCCCAGTGTTTTA CTAATGCTATGGTTGGACCACGAGCATGGATAGGAGGAATTCTCAGCCGCTCAGGCATTAAACGGTTTGGAAGTGACAAATTTATTGACTATATTCTAACTCCTGAGGAG GAGGAAAGTCTTCACAAGCTACAAGAAAGATTAGGAGTAGCTTTTGATGAATCTCGGCCTGATCATCAA GAAGCGCTTCAAGCCTTGTGGAATTTGACATTTCCAGATGTTGAGCTTAAAGGCCTAGTCTCTGAGCAATGGAAGGATATGGGTTGGCAAGGATGTAACCCAGCAACCGATTTCAG GGGTTGTGGTTTTCTTTCACTCGAGAATTTACTGTTCTTTGCAAGAAATTATCCG GATTGTTTCCATAGGCTACTTTTCAAGAAAATTGGAACCAGGGCAACATGGGAGTACCCATTTGCAGTTGCTGGGATTAATGTTTCATTTATGTTGATTCAGATGCTGGAATTAAGCTCAG AAAAACCGAAATGTCGTCCAGgcattaattttgttaaattattagCAG CACCTGCAGAAGATGAAGAGGCATTTGATGTCCTTTACTGTATAGCGTTTTCGTTGTTGGATGCACAATGGCTGGCTATGCACGCTTCATATATGGAATTCAAc GAAGTTTTGCAAGTAACGAGGACTCAATTAGAGAGAGAATTGTCTCTAGAGGACATACGCAAGATAACCGATTTACCAGCCTTCAACCTGAT TGTTGCTGATCAGTGTGCGGATCTCACCATCGAGGACGAGGAAACAGGAGGGTTGGAAGCCCCCTATACTGATGTAGTTCATGTTGAGAGCTGGGATCTGGTTGGCCGTTTCATCACTGATAGAAACATTAAGTTCGATCATATGCAGCAGGTGATGGCCTCGACATGGCGCCCGTTAATGGGGGTACGAATCTTGTCTCTGGATGAAAACTTATTTCTGTTTCAGTTCCCCCATGTCAAGGACATGCAACGTGTGATTGACGATGGTCCGTGGTCATTCGAAAATAATATTCTTGTGTGCAAACAAGTTCAACTAGGGATAAGGCCGGAAGACGTTGGCCTGGACAAGGTTGCGTTTTGGGTCCAAGTTCATGATCTGCCTGCCATATATGCATCCCCGGAGTTTATCGCTTGTATTGGTGGGTATGTGGGAACCTTTATTTCTGAAGATCCCAATAACTTTGGGCATTCTAGGAGAAGCTTCTATCGTATACGGGTAGAGATGGATGTCAATGTTCCATTGAAAAGGAGAATGAAGCTTTTTCGCAAGGATGGATCATTTCAATGGCTCATCTTCAAATATGAACGTCTGACTACTTTCTGTTTCTGTTGTGGATTGCTTGGTCACTCAGATAAATTTTGCCACAAGGCTTATGAGGAGGGTCTCTCACCACGTGAATATCTTTACGATGCCACGATGAGAGTTGGGGCGAGACGTCAAGTTCAACCAGTTGGACAAAAATGGCTACTACCCGATCTCCCTATTAAAGTATCTGCTGATAAATCGTCGGGCAGTGGTACTAAGGATTTAGTTGTTCTGGAGGAGGAGTCTAGTGTGCATGGTGATCTTAAACGAAGAAGTGAAGATGGATCTAAAATTGATGTTGTGGTGATTAAGGATACGGTTATGTCCGAGAGTTCAAAAAACTTGCATTTGGCGTGCCCTTCCCAATGA
- the LOC116007477 gene encoding ELMO domain-containing protein A isoform X4: protein MRLRLRQCMLSCAFLHRVDEDELYWGRRKQDAESAWSDNSAHVISQLAQCFTNAMVGPRAWIGGILSRSGIKRFGSDKFIDYILTPEEEESLHKLQERLGVAFDESRPDHQEALQALWNLTFPDVELKGLVSEQWKDMGWQGCNPATDFRGCGFLSLENLLFFARNYPDCFHRLLFKKIGTRATWEYPFAVAGINVSFMLIQMLELSSEKPKCRPGINFVKLLAEDEEAFDVLYCIAFSLLDAQWLAMHASYMEFNEVLQVTRTQLERELSLEDIRKITDLPAFNLM from the exons ATGAGGCTAAGGCTTAGGCAATGCATGCTTTCTTGTGCTTTTCTCCACAGA GTTGATGAGGATGAACTTTATTGGGGCAGAAGGAAGCAGGATGCAGAATCAGCGTGGTCGGATAATTCTGCTCACGTAATATCACAGTTAGCCCAGTGTTTTA CTAATGCTATGGTTGGACCACGAGCATGGATAGGAGGAATTCTCAGCCGCTCAGGCATTAAACGGTTTGGAAGTGACAAATTTATTGACTATATTCTAACTCCTGAGGAG GAGGAAAGTCTTCACAAGCTACAAGAAAGATTAGGAGTAGCTTTTGATGAATCTCGGCCTGATCATCAA GAAGCGCTTCAAGCCTTGTGGAATTTGACATTTCCAGATGTTGAGCTTAAAGGCCTAGTCTCTGAGCAATGGAAGGATATGGGTTGGCAAGGATGTAACCCAGCAACCGATTTCAG GGGTTGTGGTTTTCTTTCACTCGAGAATTTACTGTTCTTTGCAAGAAATTATCCG GATTGTTTCCATAGGCTACTTTTCAAGAAAATTGGAACCAGGGCAACATGGGAGTACCCATTTGCAGTTGCTGGGATTAATGTTTCATTTATGTTGATTCAGATGCTGGAATTAAGCTCAG AAAAACCGAAATGTCGTCCAGgcattaattttgttaaattattagCAG AAGATGAAGAGGCATTTGATGTCCTTTACTGTATAGCGTTTTCGTTGTTGGATGCACAATGGCTGGCTATGCACGCTTCATATATGGAATTCAAc GAAGTTTTGCAAGTAACGAGGACTCAATTAGAGAGAGAATTGTCTCTAGAGGACATACGCAAGATAACCGATTTACCAGCCTTCAACCTGATGTAA
- the LOC116011347 gene encoding protein EPIDERMAL PATTERNING FACTOR 1: MMKGCAATLLIIILLLFSPFAMPARRIGKFNPNERHGGEESSAAAQLGRKTTMMMQKRGDTLEIAGSRLPDCSHACGSCHPCRLVMVSFVCSTLEEAETCPMAYKCMCHNKSYPIP, translated from the exons ATGATGAAGGGCTGCGCTGCTACTCTTCTGATCATCATTCTTCTCCTCTTTTCCCCGTTTGCCATGCCTGCTAGGCGTATCGGAAAGTTCAACCCAA ATGAGAGGCACGGCGGCGAGGAGTCATCGGCGGCGGCACAGCTTGGCCGGAAAacgacgatgatgatgcagaaaaGAGGAGATACGCTAGAGATAGCGGGATCAAGATTGCCAGATTGCTCTCACGCGTGTGGATCGTGCCACCCGTGTAGACTAGTGATGGTTAGCTTCGTGTGCTCCACTCTTGAAGAAGCTGAGACTTGTCCCATGGCGTACAAATGCATGTGCCACAACAAGTCCTATCCTATTCCTTAA